A single window of Streptomyces sudanensis DNA harbors:
- a CDS encoding phosphoribosyl-ATP diphosphatase codes for MANKTFEDLFAELELKARTGDPATSRTAELVGRGVHAIGKKIVEEAAEVWMAAEYEGEDAAAEEISQLLYHVQVMMVARGISLDDVYARL; via the coding sequence ATGGCGAACAAAACCTTCGAAGACCTCTTCGCCGAGCTGGAGCTCAAGGCCAGGACCGGCGACCCCGCCACCTCCCGCACCGCCGAGTTGGTGGGCCGGGGCGTCCATGCCATCGGCAAGAAGATCGTCGAGGAGGCCGCCGAAGTGTGGATGGCCGCCGAGTACGAGGGCGAGGACGCCGCCGCCGAGGAGATCTCGCAACTGCTGTACCACGTCCAGGTGATGATGGTCGCGCGCGGGATCTCCCTCGACGACGTCTACGCCCGCCTCTGA
- the hisG gene encoding ATP phosphoribosyltransferase, producing the protein MLRIAVPNKGSLSGPASAMLHEAGYKQRKESKELVLVDPDNEVEFFYLRPRDIAIYVSSGRLDIGITGRDLLLDSGANAEEILELGFARSTFRYATRPGTARGPADFHGMTIATSYEGIVAKHLADQGVDATVVHLDGAVETAIQLGVAQVVADVVETGTSLRNAGLEVVGEPILTSEAVVVRRAGAPADDPGVQRFLRRLQGVLVARSYVMMDYDCRAEHLEQAVALTPGLESPTVSPLHNEGWVAVRAMVPAKDAQRVMDDLYALGARAILTTEIHACRL; encoded by the coding sequence ATGCTGCGCATCGCCGTCCCCAACAAGGGTTCACTGTCCGGACCTGCGTCGGCGATGCTCCATGAGGCCGGCTACAAGCAGCGCAAGGAGTCCAAGGAGCTGGTCCTGGTCGACCCGGACAACGAGGTCGAGTTCTTCTACCTCCGCCCCCGGGACATCGCCATCTACGTCAGCTCCGGCAGGCTCGACATCGGCATCACCGGCCGCGACCTGCTGCTGGACTCCGGCGCCAACGCCGAGGAGATCCTGGAGCTCGGCTTCGCCCGCTCCACCTTCCGCTATGCGACCCGGCCCGGCACGGCCCGGGGACCCGCCGACTTCCACGGCATGACGATCGCCACCTCCTACGAGGGCATCGTCGCCAAGCACCTCGCCGACCAGGGCGTCGACGCCACCGTCGTCCACCTCGACGGCGCCGTCGAGACCGCCATCCAGCTCGGTGTCGCCCAGGTCGTCGCCGACGTCGTGGAGACCGGCACCTCGCTGCGCAACGCCGGCCTGGAGGTCGTCGGCGAACCGATCCTCACCTCCGAGGCCGTCGTCGTCCGCCGCGCCGGCGCCCCGGCCGACGACCCCGGCGTGCAGCGGTTCCTCCGCCGCCTCCAGGGCGTCCTCGTCGCCCGGAGCTACGTGATGATGGACTACGACTGCCGCGCCGAGCACCTGGAGCAGGCCGTCGCCCTCACGCCGGGCCTGGAGTCCCCGACCGTCTCGCCGCTGCACAACGAGGGCTGGGTCGCCGTCCGCGCCATGGTCCCCGCCAAGGACGCGCAGCGCGTCATGGACGACCTGTACGCCCTCGGCGCCCGGGCCATCCTCACCACCGAGATCCACGCCTGCCGCCTCTGA
- a CDS encoding PH domain-containing protein has product MPDAPSETPALPVTFRPRRTRAVLLAVGAVMFAVITAVALTLEQLHPGERMSFVLTAALFYGVLILLSRPKVVADEDGVTVVNLTRSRRLAWPEILRVNLRAGDPWVFLDLSDGTSLPALGIQPGIGRAQAVRDARALRALVETRGTGPERH; this is encoded by the coding sequence ATGCCCGACGCGCCCAGCGAAACCCCCGCCCTCCCCGTCACCTTCCGGCCGCGGCGCACCCGTGCCGTGCTCCTCGCCGTGGGCGCGGTCATGTTCGCGGTCATCACCGCGGTCGCCCTGACGCTGGAGCAGCTCCACCCGGGTGAGCGGATGAGCTTCGTCCTCACGGCCGCGCTCTTCTACGGCGTGCTCATCCTGCTCAGCCGCCCGAAGGTCGTGGCCGACGAGGACGGCGTCACCGTCGTCAACCTGACCCGCAGCCGCCGCCTGGCCTGGCCGGAGATCCTCCGCGTCAACCTGCGGGCCGGCGACCCGTGGGTCTTCCTCGACCTCAGCGACGGCACCAGCCTGCCCGCCCTCGGCATCCAGCCGGGGATCGGCAGGGCGCAGGCCGTCCGCGACGCGCGGGCCCTGCGCGCCCTCGTCGAGACCCGCGGCACGGGCCCCGAGCGGCACTGA
- a CDS encoding riboflavin synthase: MFTGIVEELGEVTAVEALGDASRFRVRGPVVTRGAKHGDSIAVNGVCLTVVEREGDEFTADVMAETLKRSSLGALTAGSRVNLERPMPADGRFGGHIVQGHVDGTGTIVERTPSENWEVVRVSLPAELARYVVEKGSITVDGVSLTVVDAGADHFTVSLIPTTLALTTLGRKQPGDPVNLEVDVIAKYVERLLGTGEAAR; encoded by the coding sequence GTGTTCACCGGAATCGTCGAAGAACTGGGCGAGGTCACCGCCGTCGAGGCCCTCGGCGACGCCTCCCGCTTCCGCGTCCGAGGCCCCGTGGTCACCCGAGGCGCGAAGCACGGCGACTCGATCGCCGTCAACGGCGTCTGCCTCACGGTCGTCGAGCGGGAGGGCGACGAGTTCACCGCCGACGTGATGGCCGAGACCCTCAAGCGCTCCAGCCTCGGCGCGCTCACCGCGGGCTCCCGGGTCAACCTGGAGCGGCCCATGCCCGCCGACGGCCGCTTCGGCGGGCACATCGTCCAGGGCCACGTCGATGGCACCGGCACCATCGTCGAGCGCACGCCGTCCGAGAACTGGGAGGTCGTCAGGGTCTCCCTGCCGGCGGAACTCGCCCGCTACGTGGTGGAGAAGGGCTCCATCACCGTCGACGGCGTCAGCCTCACCGTCGTGGACGCGGGCGCGGACCACTTCACCGTCAGCCTCATCCCCACCACGCTCGCCCTGACCACCCTCGGCCGCAAGCAGCCCGGCGACCCCGTCAACCTCGAGGTCGACGTCATCGCCAAGTACGTCGAGCGCCTCCTCGGCACCGGGGAGGCCGCCCGATGA
- a CDS encoding nicotinamide mononucleotide transporter family protein, whose translation MSAAAWLGEEAFTAFGQHIIWSDLIGNTIGLVALALGWRRSILTWPAQLLSGVVLVVAYASAQLGGGVGKQLLVVAVAAWGWRQWHLGRGQDRDGSVAVRFATWRERGLLLAGAVLGTLAVGGLFTLYPALSWSPWADAYIFVGTLVAMVAQARGLVEFWFAWLLVDVVGVPLAFGSGLAFSGLVYVVYFALVLWGMRDWWLRTRSTPAQALEGATA comes from the coding sequence ATGAGCGCCGCGGCCTGGCTGGGCGAGGAGGCGTTCACCGCCTTCGGCCAGCACATCATCTGGTCCGACCTGATCGGCAACACCATCGGCCTCGTCGCGCTGGCGCTCGGCTGGCGCCGCTCCATCCTCACCTGGCCCGCCCAGCTGCTCTCCGGCGTCGTCCTCGTCGTCGCGTACGCCTCCGCCCAGCTCGGCGGCGGCGTGGGCAAGCAGCTGCTGGTCGTCGCCGTCGCCGCGTGGGGCTGGCGCCAGTGGCACCTGGGCCGCGGGCAGGACCGGGACGGCTCCGTCGCCGTCCGCTTCGCGACCTGGCGGGAGCGCGGCCTGCTCCTGGCGGGCGCCGTCCTCGGCACCCTCGCCGTCGGCGGGCTGTTCACGCTGTACCCGGCGCTGTCGTGGAGCCCGTGGGCCGACGCGTACATCTTCGTCGGCACCCTCGTCGCGATGGTCGCCCAGGCCCGCGGCCTCGTCGAGTTCTGGTTCGCCTGGCTCCTCGTCGACGTCGTCGGCGTCCCGCTCGCCTTCGGCAGCGGCCTGGCCTTCTCGGGGCTCGTCTACGTCGTCTACTTCGCCCTCGTGCTGTGGGGCATGCGCGACTGGTGGCTCCGCACGCGCAGCACCCCCGCCCAGGCCCTGGAAGGAGCCACGGCATGA
- a CDS encoding flavin monoamine oxidase family protein, with amino-acid sequence MTSTVPTAIQHTDAQPPITMFGPDFPYAYDDFLAHPAGLGQVPAAEHGTEVAVIGGGLSGIVAAYELMKMGLKPVVYEADQLGGRLRTVGFEGCDPELNCELGAMRFPPSSTALQYYIDLVGLETRPFPNPLAESTPSTVVDLKGETHYAETVDDLPQVYRDVADAWNRCLEEGADFSDMNRAMRERDVPRIREIWAKLVEKLDNQTFYGFLCESEAFRSFRHREIFGQVGFGTGGWDTDFPNSILEILRVVYTEADDFHRGIVGGSQQLPLRLWEREPEKIVYWPLGTSLKSLHGGEPRPAVTRLHRTSGNRITVTDADGDIRTYRAAIFTAQSWMLLSKIDCDDSLFPIDHWTAIERTHYMESSKLFVPVDRPFWLDKDEETGRDVMSMTLTDRMTRGTYLLDNGPDKPAVICLSYTWCDDSLKWLPLSANERMEVMLKSLGEIYPKVDIRKHIIGNPVTVSWENEPYFMGAFKANLPGHYRYQRRLYTHFMQDRLPEDKRGIFLAGDDISWTAGWAEGAVQTALNAVWGVMHHLGGETDPSNPGPGDVYDEIAPVELPED; translated from the coding sequence ATGACGTCCACGGTGCCCACCGCCATCCAGCACACCGACGCCCAGCCGCCGATCACCATGTTCGGTCCGGACTTCCCGTACGCGTACGACGACTTCCTGGCCCACCCGGCCGGCCTCGGCCAGGTGCCCGCCGCCGAGCACGGCACCGAGGTCGCCGTGATCGGCGGCGGCCTGTCCGGCATCGTCGCCGCGTACGAGCTGATGAAGATGGGCCTCAAGCCCGTCGTGTACGAGGCCGACCAGCTCGGCGGCCGGCTGCGCACCGTCGGCTTCGAGGGCTGCGACCCGGAGCTCAACTGCGAGCTGGGCGCGATGCGCTTCCCGCCGTCGTCCACGGCCCTGCAGTACTACATCGACCTGGTCGGCCTGGAGACCAGGCCGTTCCCCAACCCGCTCGCCGAGTCGACCCCCTCCACCGTCGTGGACCTCAAGGGCGAGACGCACTACGCGGAGACCGTCGACGACCTGCCGCAGGTCTACCGCGACGTCGCCGACGCCTGGAACCGGTGCCTGGAGGAGGGCGCGGACTTCTCCGACATGAACCGCGCCATGCGCGAGCGCGACGTGCCGCGCATCCGGGAGATCTGGGCGAAGCTCGTCGAGAAGCTCGACAACCAGACGTTCTACGGCTTCCTCTGCGAGTCCGAGGCGTTCAGGTCGTTCCGCCACCGGGAGATCTTCGGCCAGGTCGGCTTCGGCACCGGCGGCTGGGACACCGACTTCCCCAACTCCATCCTGGAGATCCTCCGCGTCGTCTACACCGAGGCCGACGACTTCCACCGCGGCATCGTCGGCGGCAGCCAGCAGCTTCCGCTGCGCCTGTGGGAGCGCGAGCCGGAGAAGATCGTTTACTGGCCGCTCGGCACCTCGCTGAAGTCCCTCCACGGCGGCGAGCCCAGGCCGGCCGTGACCCGCCTGCACCGCACGTCCGGCAACCGGATCACGGTCACCGACGCGGACGGCGACATCCGCACCTACCGCGCGGCGATCTTCACCGCCCAGTCCTGGATGCTGCTCTCCAAGATCGACTGCGACGACTCGCTCTTCCCGATCGACCACTGGACGGCGATCGAGCGCACCCACTACATGGAGTCCTCGAAGCTGTTCGTCCCCGTCGACCGGCCGTTCTGGCTGGACAAGGACGAGGAGACCGGCCGGGACGTCATGTCGATGACGCTGACCGACCGGATGACCCGCGGCACGTACCTGCTCGACAACGGCCCGGACAAGCCCGCCGTGATCTGCCTGTCGTACACCTGGTGCGACGACAGCCTCAAGTGGCTGCCGCTGTCCGCGAACGAGCGGATGGAGGTCATGCTGAAGTCGCTCGGCGAGATCTACCCGAAGGTCGACATCCGCAAGCACATCATCGGCAACCCGGTGACCGTGTCCTGGGAGAACGAGCCGTACTTCATGGGCGCGTTCAAGGCCAACCTGCCGGGCCACTACCGCTACCAGCGCCGCCTGTACACCCACTTCATGCAGGACCGGCTCCCCGAGGACAAGCGCGGCATCTTCCTCGCCGGCGACGACATCTCCTGGACGGCCGGCTGGGCCGAGGGCGCCGTGCAGACCGCGCTCAACGCCGTGTGGGGCGTCATGCACCACCTGGGCGGCGAGACCGACCCGTCCAACCCGGGCCCGGGCGATGTCTACGACGAGATCGCCCCGGTGGAGCTGCCGGAGGACTGA
- a CDS encoding AAA family ATPase gives GRPGPAPGMVRAAPGAPAAPAPPGGTREKKGGDVPGRPVPPRFPASPTDPALLARALAELERMVGLEPVKRQVKALSAQLEMARLRAGQGLPVQPPKRHFVFSGPSGTGKTTVARILGRVFYALGLLGGDHLVEAQRADLVGEFLGQTAVKANELIDSALGGVLFVDEAYALANSGYGRGDAYGDEALQVLLKRAEDNRDHLVVILAGYPEGMDRLLAANPGLSSRFTTRVDFPSYRPSELTEIGRMLAAADGDTWDEEALGELRSISEHVVEQGWIDELGNGRFLRTLYEKSCAYRDLRLSGYTGTPTREDLATLRLPDLMQAYGEVLSGRGPGGPGPQDPAPPAY, from the coding sequence GGGCCGGCCCGGGCCGGCCCCCGGGATGGTCCGGGCCGCCCCCGGGGCGCCCGCCGCGCCCGCGCCGCCCGGCGGGACGCGGGAGAAGAAGGGCGGGGACGTACCGGGGCGGCCGGTCCCGCCCCGGTTCCCGGCGAGCCCGACGGACCCGGCGCTGCTGGCGCGGGCGCTCGCCGAGCTGGAGCGGATGGTCGGCCTCGAACCGGTGAAGCGCCAGGTCAAAGCCCTCTCCGCCCAGTTGGAGATGGCCCGGTTACGCGCCGGGCAAGGGCTTCCCGTGCAGCCCCCGAAACGGCACTTCGTCTTCTCCGGCCCCTCCGGCACCGGGAAGACCACCGTCGCCCGCATCCTCGGCCGGGTGTTCTACGCCCTGGGACTGCTCGGCGGCGACCACCTCGTGGAGGCCCAGCGCGCCGACCTCGTCGGGGAGTTCCTGGGCCAGACGGCGGTGAAGGCCAACGAGCTGATCGACTCCGCGCTGGGCGGCGTCCTCTTCGTCGACGAGGCGTACGCGCTGGCCAACTCCGGCTACGGCAGGGGCGACGCGTACGGCGACGAGGCGCTGCAGGTCCTGCTGAAGCGCGCCGAGGACAACCGCGACCACCTGGTGGTGATCCTCGCCGGCTACCCGGAGGGCATGGACCGGCTGCTCGCCGCCAACCCGGGCCTGTCGTCCCGGTTCACGACGCGGGTCGACTTCCCGTCGTACCGGCCCTCGGAACTCACCGAGATCGGCAGGATGCTGGCGGCGGCCGACGGCGACACGTGGGACGAGGAGGCGCTCGGCGAGCTGCGCTCGATCAGCGAGCACGTCGTGGAGCAGGGCTGGATCGACGAGCTGGGCAACGGCAGGTTCCTGCGCACCCTGTACGAGAAGTCGTGCGCCTACCGCGACCTGCGGCTCTCCGGGTACACCGGGACGCCGACGCGGGAGGACCTGGCGACGCTGCGGCTGCCGGACCTGATGCAGGCGTACGGCGAGGTCCTCTCGGGCCGCGGCCCGGGCGGCCCCGGCCCTCAGGACCCCGCTCCCCCGGCGTACTGA
- a CDS encoding carbon-nitrogen hydrolase family protein: MPPLRTALLQSSGQLGDVAANLAALDEAAARAAAAGAGLLVAPELFLTGYAIGADIARLAEPADGPSARRVAAVAARHGLAVAYGYPERDGQRVYNSARLVGADGAFLANYRKTHLYGGFEEEWFTPGDEPVVQAEVAGVRVGLIICYDVEFPENVRAHALAGTDLLLVPTALMHPAQIVAESVVPVRAFENQLYIAYANRTGPEGEFEFVGLSALAGPDGTVRARAGRGEELVVGDADPETLRRSRGENPYLRDRRPALYTGLV, translated from the coding sequence TGCCCTGCTCCAGAGCTCCGGACAGCTCGGCGACGTGGCCGCCAACCTCGCGGCCCTCGACGAGGCCGCCGCCCGCGCGGCGGCCGCCGGCGCGGGACTGCTGGTCGCCCCCGAGCTGTTCCTCACCGGGTACGCGATCGGCGCGGACATCGCCCGGCTCGCCGAGCCCGCGGACGGCCCGTCGGCCCGCCGGGTCGCGGCCGTCGCCGCACGTCACGGCCTGGCCGTCGCCTACGGCTACCCGGAGCGCGACGGGCAGCGCGTGTACAACTCCGCGCGGCTCGTCGGCGCCGACGGCGCGTTCCTGGCGAACTACCGCAAGACCCACCTCTACGGCGGCTTCGAGGAGGAGTGGTTCACCCCCGGCGACGAGCCGGTCGTCCAGGCCGAGGTCGCCGGCGTCCGGGTCGGCCTGATCATCTGCTACGACGTGGAGTTCCCGGAGAACGTCCGGGCGCACGCCCTGGCCGGCACGGACCTGCTGCTCGTACCGACCGCGCTGATGCACCCCGCGCAGATCGTCGCCGAGTCCGTCGTGCCGGTCCGCGCCTTCGAGAACCAGCTGTACATCGCGTACGCCAACCGGACCGGCCCCGAGGGCGAATTCGAGTTCGTCGGCCTGTCCGCGCTCGCCGGCCCCGACGGCACCGTCCGGGCCCGCGCCGGCCGCGGCGAGGAACTGGTCGTCGGCGACGCCGACCCCGAGACGCTCCGGCGCTCGCGCGGCGAGAACCCGTACCTCAGGGACCGCCGCCCCGCCCTCTACACCGGCCTCGTCTGA
- the ribD gene encoding bifunctional diaminohydroxyphosphoribosylaminopyrimidine deaminase/5-amino-6-(5-phosphoribosylamino)uracil reductase RibD: MATASDTTAMRRAVALAARGLGSTSPNPVVGCVVLDASGHEVGSGYHERAGGPHAEVRALREAGVLARGGTAYVTLEPCNHTGRTGPCAQALIEAGIARVVYAVADPDPQARGGAETLRAAGVEVEGGVLAEEAEAGNAAWLTSVRLARPHVRWKYAATLDGRVAAADGTSRWITSPEARADVHRLRAEADAVVVGSGTARTDDPHLAVRGLAAVQPLRVVVDTEATAVAPGARVLDDAAPTLIAVAEDAAADHLAGTDVVRLPRAASGRGLSVPALLAALHERGVRSVLLEGGPTLAGAFAAAGAVDEVVGYLAPVLLGAGPAVLGDAGITTVADALRLRVTDTARLGPDLRVTARPATLPTTKEH; this comes from the coding sequence GTGGCCACAGCGTCCGACACGACCGCCATGCGCCGAGCCGTCGCGCTCGCGGCCCGCGGACTCGGCTCCACCAGCCCCAACCCGGTCGTCGGGTGCGTCGTCCTCGACGCCTCCGGCCACGAGGTGGGCTCCGGGTACCACGAACGCGCCGGCGGCCCGCACGCCGAGGTCCGCGCCCTGCGCGAGGCGGGCGTCCTCGCCCGCGGCGGCACCGCCTACGTCACCCTCGAACCCTGCAACCACACCGGCCGCACCGGCCCCTGCGCCCAGGCACTGATCGAAGCCGGGATCGCCCGTGTCGTCTACGCCGTCGCCGACCCGGACCCGCAGGCCCGAGGGGGCGCCGAGACCCTCCGCGCGGCCGGCGTCGAGGTCGAGGGCGGCGTCCTCGCCGAGGAGGCCGAGGCCGGCAACGCCGCCTGGCTCACCTCCGTGCGCCTCGCCCGGCCCCACGTCCGCTGGAAGTACGCCGCCACTCTCGACGGGCGGGTCGCGGCCGCCGACGGCACCAGCCGCTGGATCACCTCCCCCGAGGCCCGTGCCGACGTCCACCGGCTGCGCGCCGAGGCGGACGCCGTCGTCGTCGGCTCCGGCACCGCCCGCACCGACGACCCGCACCTCGCCGTGCGCGGCCTCGCCGCCGTCCAGCCGCTGAGGGTCGTCGTCGACACGGAGGCGACCGCCGTCGCGCCCGGCGCCCGGGTCCTCGACGACGCCGCGCCCACGCTGATCGCCGTCGCCGAGGACGCCGCCGCCGACCACCTCGCCGGCACCGACGTCGTACGGCTCCCCAGGGCCGCCTCCGGGCGCGGCCTGTCGGTGCCGGCCCTGCTGGCCGCCCTGCACGAACGGGGCGTCCGCTCCGTCCTCCTCGAAGGCGGCCCCACCCTCGCGGGCGCCTTCGCCGCCGCGGGCGCCGTCGACGAGGTCGTCGGCTACCTCGCCCCGGTCCTCCTCGGCGCCGGCCCCGCCGTGCTCGGCGACGCCGGGATCACCACCGTCGCCGACGCGCTGCGGCTGCGCGTCACCGACACCGCCCGCCTCGGGCCCGACCTGCGCGTCACCGCCCGCCCCGCCACCCTCCCCACCACCAAGGAGCACTGA
- the ribH gene encoding 6,7-dimethyl-8-ribityllumazine synthase, whose product MSGKGAPELTVRNCGDLRVAVIAAQWHEKVMDGLVDGALRALHELGIDEPTVLRVPGSFELPVVAKVLAGRGYDAVVALGVVIRGGTPHFDYVCQGVTRGLVQVSVDTGVPVGFGVLTCDTEEQALDRAGLEGSNEDKGHEAATAAVATAMTLRTVSEPWR is encoded by the coding sequence GTGAGCGGCAAGGGCGCACCCGAACTGACCGTCAGGAACTGCGGCGACCTCCGCGTCGCCGTCATCGCCGCCCAGTGGCACGAGAAGGTCATGGACGGCCTGGTCGACGGCGCCCTGCGCGCCCTGCACGAACTGGGCATCGACGAGCCGACCGTCCTGCGCGTCCCCGGCAGCTTCGAGCTGCCCGTCGTCGCCAAGGTCCTCGCCGGACGCGGCTACGACGCGGTCGTCGCTCTCGGCGTCGTCATCCGCGGCGGAACGCCCCACTTCGACTATGTGTGCCAGGGCGTCACCCGGGGCCTCGTCCAGGTCTCCGTCGACACCGGCGTCCCCGTCGGCTTCGGCGTCCTCACCTGCGACACCGAGGAGCAGGCCCTGGACCGGGCCGGCCTGGAGGGCTCGAACGAGGACAAGGGCCACGAAGCGGCCACCGCCGCCGTCGCCACCGCCATGACGCTGCGCACCGTCAGCGAACCCTGGCGCTGA
- the ribB gene encoding 3,4-dihydroxy-2-butanone-4-phosphate synthase: MTTAPELPLWDTADLTLDPVEQAVRDIAAGRPVVVVDDEDRENEGDLVVAAEKATPEIVAFMMSECRGLICAPMEGEELDRLGLPQMVEDNTESMRTAFTVSVDAAPAHGVTTGISAADRATTLQLLASGTAEPSDLVRPGHVFPLRARPGGVLARDGHTEAAVDLARLAGLRPAGAIVEIAGEDGVMLRLPELVPFARKHGLTIISIEDLIAHRRGT; this comes from the coding sequence ATGACCACCGCGCCCGAACTGCCCCTGTGGGACACCGCCGACCTCACCCTCGACCCCGTCGAGCAGGCCGTCCGCGACATCGCCGCCGGCCGGCCGGTCGTGGTCGTCGACGACGAGGACCGCGAGAACGAGGGCGACCTCGTCGTCGCCGCCGAGAAGGCCACCCCCGAGATCGTCGCCTTCATGATGAGCGAGTGCCGCGGCCTGATCTGCGCGCCCATGGAGGGCGAGGAGCTGGACCGGCTGGGCCTGCCGCAGATGGTCGAGGACAACACCGAGTCGATGCGGACGGCCTTCACCGTCTCCGTCGACGCGGCCCCCGCCCACGGCGTCACCACCGGCATCTCCGCCGCCGACCGCGCCACCACCCTCCAGCTCCTGGCGAGCGGCACCGCCGAACCGTCCGACCTCGTCCGCCCCGGCCACGTCTTCCCGCTGCGCGCCCGGCCCGGCGGCGTGCTGGCCCGCGACGGCCACACCGAGGCCGCCGTCGACCTGGCGCGCCTCGCCGGACTCCGCCCGGCCGGCGCCATCGTCGAGATCGCCGGCGAGGACGGGGTGATGCTCCGGCTGCCGGAGCTGGTCCCCTTCGCCCGCAAGCACGGCCTGACCATCATCTCCATCGAGGACCTGATCGCCCACCGCCGCGGCACCG